In Humulus lupulus chromosome 6, drHumLupu1.1, whole genome shotgun sequence, a single genomic region encodes these proteins:
- the LOC133781645 gene encoding anthocyanidin 3-O-glucosyltransferase 2-like, whose protein sequence is MAKQLVTRDHRFSISIITIKIPGFEPPNKSYIQSLPCSISERIKFIEISEEHKLDSNPNPNPVQFLTSFFKNMKPHVRNAVKNLIVSFSDQPDSPTPAGIVIDMFCTAMIDVADEFGVPSYLFFTSGAGILRLMIHLETLSTDLNKDITKYKDEPDAELVVPGFVNPLPVKVFPDTLLDKVACPMLLGLFRDMRRTKGFLVNTFTELESTMIDSLAKDNSIPQIYPVGPIINPNPNNDQNEINIVTWLDSQPSSSLVFLCFGSRGSFNGEQVKEIAIGLERSGVRFLWSLRKQPQKGKSSEPEEYTDFNEVLPEGFLDRTSEIGKVIGWAPQVTVLAHSSVGGFVSHCGWNSTLESLWFGVPMATWPLYAEQQINAFMLVKEFRLAVEIKLDYRRGLDEGTTVIVKAEEIEVGIRKLMEPRNDVRKRVKDISEKGKKALLEGGSSYSSLCRFANDVIDNIP, encoded by the coding sequence ATGGCAAAGCAACTTGTTACTCGAGATCATCGTTTTTCTATCTCAATAATAACCATCAAAATACCAGGCTTCGAGCCCCCCAACAAATCCTACATCCAATCTCTTCCTTGCTCCATCTCCGAACGCATCAAGTTCATCGAAATCTCGGAAGAACATAAACTTGATTCTAATCCAAATCCGAATCCCGTCCAGTTCCTCACTTCATTCTTCAAAAATATGAAACCCCACGTTCGAAACGCAGTCAAGAACCTCATCGTCTCCTTTTCGGATCAACCCGACTCGCCTACGCCTGCCGGTATCGTCATCGACATGTTCTGTACTGCCATGATCGACGTTGCCGACGAGTTTGGGGTCCCCTCCTACTTGTTCTTCACGTCCGGGGCCGGGATTCTCCGACTTATGATTCATCTCGAAACCCTAAGTACCGACCTAAACAAAGATATTACCAAATATAAAGATGAACCTGATGCAGAGCTTGTCGTTCCCGGTTTCGTCAACCCGCTTCCGGTCAAGGTCTTCCCAGACACCTTACTTGACAAGGTGGCGTGCCCTATGCTCCTCGGTCTATTCAGAGATATGAGAAGAACCAAGGGCTTTTTGGTAAATACGTTCACGGAGTTAGAGTCCACCATGATTGATTCCTTAGCTAAAGATAACTCGATCCCACAAATTTATCCAGTAGGACCCATAATAAACCCTAACCCTAACAACGACCAGAATGAAATCAACATCGTGACGTGGCTAGATAGCCAGCCCTCATCGTCGCTAGTGTTCCTGTGCTTTGGGAGCAGGGGAAGCTTCAATGGGGAGCAAGTGAAAGAGATAGCCATTGGATTAGAGCGGAGTGGGGTTCGGTTTCTGTGGTCCTTAAGAAAACAACCACAGAAAGGTAAGTCATCTGAGCCAGAAGAGTACACCGATTTCAATGAAGTTCTTCCGGAGGGGTTTCTTGATAGAACATCTGAGATCGGAAAGGTCATAGGTTGGGCTCCACAGGTGACTGTGCTGGCTCACTCCTCAGTTGGAGGGTTCGTATCTCATTGTGGTTGGAACTCAACCCTAGAGAGCTTGTGGTTTGGGGTACCAATGGCGACATGGCCTTTGTATGCTGAGCAACAAATCAACGCTTTCATGCTAGTGAAGGAGTTCAGATTAGCCGTGGAGATTAAGTTGGACTACAGGAGGGGCTTAGATGAAGGAACTACTGTGATTGTTAAAGCTGAAGAAATAGAGGTTGGGATTCGAAAGTTGATGGAGCCTCGTAATGATGTTAGGAAGAGAGTCAAAGATATTAGTGAGAAGGGCAAGAAAGCCTTATTAGAAGGTGGGTCATCGTACTCTTCGTTGTGTCGTTTTGCAAACGATGTGATTGATAATATACCTTAA
- the LOC133781644 gene encoding anthocyanidin 3-O-glucosyltransferase 2-like, whose amino-acid sequence MKKGELVFIPFPSAGHIVPILEMAKHLVAGDHRLSISILIIKVPGLEPPTKSYMQSLLGSMPVERINFIDLSEAEIVDCTSSSLIELATSFYENLKPYVRSAIKNLIDSFSGQPEAPTLAGFVVDMFCTAMIDVADEFGIPSYVFYASGAGCLRFMAHLESLTATDQNKDFTKYNDEPDAEIIVPGFANPVPAKVFPDVVLDKVNFPLNLGQHRDMRRSKGILVNTFMELESTMIDSLAEDKLFPPIYPLGPIVNLNNTNPIPNHKETNIVTWLDRQPPSSVVFLCFGSLGSLSGEQVKEIAVGLERSGVRFLWSLRKQPQKDHPIIPEEYMDFNEVLPEGFLDRTAEIGKVIGWAPQVTVLAHSSVGGFVSHCGWNSTLESLWFGVPMATWSLFAEQRLNAFMLVKEFRLAVEIKFDYRRGFDEGTTVIVKAEEIAVGIRKLMEPNNDIRKRVKDISEKGKKALLEGGSSYSSMCRFVNVVIDNMP is encoded by the coding sequence atgaagaaaggagaaCTTGTTTTCATTCCATTTCCAAGTGCAGGCCACATCGTCCCAATATTGGAGATGGCAAAGCATCTGGTTGCTGGAGATCATCGTCTCTCCATCTCAATCCTCATCATAAAAGTGCCAGGCTTAGAACCCCCCACCAAATCCTACATGCAATCTCTCCTTGGCTCCATGCCCGTCGAACGCATCAACTTCATCGATCTTTCGGAAGCTGAGATTGTTGACTGCACCAGTTCTAGTCTCATCGAGTTAGCCACTTCATTCTACGAAAATCTCAAACCCTACGTTCGAAGCGCCATCAAGAACCTCATCGACTCCTTTTCGGGCCAACCCGAAGCGCCTACGCTGGCCGGTTTCGTCGTCGACATGTTTTGCACTGCCATGATTGACGTTGCTGACGAGTTTGGGATCCCCTCCTACGTGTTCTACGCGTCCGGAGCGGGGTGTCTCCGATTCATGGCTCATCTCGAATCCCTAACAGCAACCGACCAAAACAAAGACTTTACCAAATATAATGATGAACCGGATGCAGAGATTATCGTTCCGGGTTTCGCCAACCCGGTTCCGGCCAAGGTCTTCCCCGATGTGGTGCTGGACAAGGTGAATTTCCCCTTGAATCTTGGTCAACATAGAGATATGAGGAGaagcaagggcattttggtaaataCGTTTATGGAGTTAGAGTCCACCATGATTGATTCCTTAGCTGAAGATAAACTCTTCCCCCCAATTTACCCTTTAGGACCCATTGTAAATCTTAATAACACTAACCCTATCCCTAACCATAAAGAAACCAACATCGTGACATGGCTAGATAGACAGCCTCCATCGTCGGTAGTTTTCTTGTGCTTCGGGAGCTTGGGAAGCCTCAGTGGGGAGCAGGTGAAAGAGATAGCCGTGGGATTAGAGCGGAGTGGGGTTCGGTTTCTTTGGTCCTTAAGAAAACAACCACAGAAAGATCATCCAATTATCCCAGAGGAATACATGGATTTCAATGAAGTTCTTCCGGAGGGATTTCTTGATCGAACGGCTGAGATTGGAAAGGTCATAGGTTGGGCTCCACAGGTGACTGTCCTAGCTCACTCCTCAGTTGGAGGGTTCGTCTCCCATTGTGGTTGGAACTCAACCTTAGAGAGCTTGTGGTTTGGGGTGCCCATGGCGACGTGGTCTTTGTTTGCTGAGCAACGACTCAACGCTTTCATGCTAGTGAAGGAGTTCAGATTAGCGGTGGAGATTAAGTTCGACTACAGGAGAGGCTTCGATGAAGGAACTACTGTGATTGTGAAAGCTGAAGAAATAGCGGTTGGGATTAGAAAGTTGATGGAGCCTAATAATGATATTAGGAAGAGAGTGAAAGATATTAGCGAGAAGGGCAAGAAAGCCTTATTGGAAGGTGGGTCCTCGTACTCTTCGATGTGTCGTTTTGTAAACGTTGTGATTGATAACATgccttaa
- the LOC133781646 gene encoding putative UDP-glucose flavonoid 3-O-glucosyltransferase 3, with protein MKKGELVFIPFPGVGHIVSSLEMAKHLVAQDHRLSISILIIKMPGFDPPNKSHMQSLLGSITANSIKFIELSEAHTVDSTSPTLVQFIDSFLENRKPHVRNAVKNLTDSFSSEPDSPTLAGFVIDMLCTAMIDVAEEFRVPSYMFFTSGAGFLRLIYHLETLSSDQNKDITEYKVEPDAELVVPGFVNPVPAKVIPDEVLNKVSCPLILSHFRNMRKTKGFLVNTFVELESAMIDSLTKDNLIPPIPPIYPVGPIINPNSNQGQKETNIVTWLDSQPPSSVVFLCFGSRGSFSGEQVKEIAMGLERSGVRFLWSVRKQPQKGQSTKPEDYADFNEVLPEGFLDRTAEIGKVIGWAPQVTVLAHSSVGGFVSHCGWNSILESLWYGVPMATWPLYAEQQINAFKLVKEFRLAVEIKLDYRRGFNISGDVVVVKAEEIEVGIRKVMESDNDIRKRVKEMSEKGRETLMEGGSSYSSLCRFINDVIHNIP; from the coding sequence atgaagaaaggagaACTAGTTTTCATTCCTTTCCCAGGAGTAGGCCACATCGTCTCATCATTAGAAATGGCAAAGCATCTTGTTGCTCAAGATCATCGTCTTTCCATCTCAATCCTTATCATAAAAATGCCAGGCTTCGATCCCCCGAACAAATCCCACATGCAATCTCTCCTCGGCTCCATCACCGCCAACAGCATCAAGTTCATCGAACTATCGGAAGCTCATACTGTTGACAGCACTAGTCCTACTCTCGTCCAGTTCATCGATTCATTCTTAGAAAATCGCAAACCCCACGTTCGAAACGCCGTCAAGAACCTCACCGACTCCTTTTCGAGCGAACCCGACTCGCCTACGCTGGCCGGTTTCGTCATCGACATGCTCTGCACTGCCATGATTGACGTTGCCGAGGAGTTTAGGGTCCCCTCCTACATGTTTTTCACGTCAGGGGCCGGCTTTCTCCGGCTCATTTATCATCTCGAAACCCTAAGTTCCGACCAAAACAAAGATATTACTGAATATAAAGTTGAACCAGATGCAGAGCTCGTCGTTCCGGGTTTCGTCAACCCGGTTCCGGCCAAGGTCATCCCCGATGAGGTACTGAACAAGGTGTCGTGCCCCTTGATTCTCAGTCATTTCAGAAATATGAGAAAAACCAAGGGCTTTTTAGTAAATACATTCGTGGAGTTAGAGTCCGCCATGATTGATTCCTTAACTAAAGATAACTTGATCCCGCCAATCCCGCCAATCTACCCAGTGGGACCTATAATAAACCCTAATTCTAACCAAGGTCAGAAAGAAACCAACATCGTGACGTGGCTAGACAGCCAGCCTCCATCGTCGGTAGTGTTCCTGTGCTTCGGGAGCAGGGGAAGCTTCAGTGGGGAGCAAGTGAAAGAGATAGCCATGGGTTTAGAGCGGAGTGGGGTTCGGTTTCTGTGGTCCGTAAGAAAACAACCACAGAAAGGTCAGTCAACTAAGCCAGAAGATTACGCGGATTTCAATGAAGTTCTTCCGGAGGGGTTTCTTGATCGAACGGCTGAGATTGGAAAGGTCATAGGGTGGGCTCCACAGGTGACTGTGCTGGCTCACTCCTCAGTTGGAGGGTTCGTCTCCCATTGTGGTTGGAACTCAATCCTAGAGAGCTTGTGGTATGGGGTACCAATGGCGACGTGGCCTTTGTACGCTGAGCAACAAATCAACGCTTTCAAGCTAGTGAAGGAGTTCAGATTAGCAGTGGAGATTAAGTTGGACTACCGGAGGGGTTTCAACATTTCTGGTGATGTTGTTGTCGTAAAAGCTGAAGAAATTGAGGTTGGGATTCGAAAGGTGATGGAGTCTGATAATGATATTAGGAAGAGAGTAAAAGAAATGAGTGAGAAGGGCCGGGAAACCTTAATGGAAGGTGGGTCCTCATACTCTTCCTTGTGTCGTTTTATAAACGATGTGATTCATAACATACCTTAA